From the Daphnia magna isolate NIES linkage group LG3, ASM2063170v1.1, whole genome shotgun sequence genome, one window contains:
- the LOC116918496 gene encoding tubulin beta chain, protein MREIVHIQAGQCGNQIGAKFWEIISDEHGIQPNGTYHGESELQLERINVYYNEASGGKYVPRAVLVDLEPGTMDSVRSGPFGQLFRPDNFVFGQSGAGNNWAKGHYTEGAELVDSVLDVVRKEAESCDCLQGFQLTHSLGGGTGSGMGTLLISKIREEYPDRIMNTYSVVPSPKVSDTVVEPYNATLSVHQLVENTDETYCIDNEALYDICFRTLKLTTPTYGDLNHLVSLTMSGVTTCLRFPGQLNADLRKLAVNMVPFPRLHFFMPGFAPLTARGSQQYRALTVPELTQQMFDAKNMMAACDPRHGRYLTVAAIFRGRMSMKEVDEQMLNIQNKNSSYFVEWIPNNVKTAVCDIPPRGLKMSATFIGNSTAIQELFKRISEQFTAMFRRKAFLHWYTGEGMDEMEFTEAESNMNDLVSEYQQYQEATADDEADFEEDGDHADQDAA, encoded by the exons ATGCGTGAAATCGTTCATATTCAAGCTGGACAGTGCGGCAACCAGATTGGAGCCAAG TTCTGGGAGATCATTTCCGATGAACACGGAATCCAGCCTAATGGCACTTACCATGGAGAATCCGAGTTACAGCTGGAGCGCATCAACGTGTACTACAATGAAGCTAGCGGAGGAAAATATGTTCCCCGCGCTGTTCTCGTGGATTTGGAACCCGGTACGATGGATTCCGTCCGCTCTGGTCCATTTGGCCAGCTTTTCCGTCCAGACAATTTTGTCTTTGGTCAAAGCGGAGCCGGTAATAACTGGGCGAAAGGCCATTATACCGAGGGTGCAGAACTGGTAGACTCTGTTCTGGATGTTGTACGCAAAGAAGCTGAAAGCTGTGACTGCCTTCAG GGTTTCCAGCTGACACATTCTCTTGGTGGTGGAACTGGATCTGGCATGGGAACTTTGCTGATCTCCAAAATTCGAGAAGAATATCCCGACCGTATCATGAACACGTACTCAGTTGTTCCTTCTCCAAAAGTCTCCGACACGGTCGTCGAGCCGTACAACGCCACCCTGTCAGTTCATCAGTTAGTTGAAAACACAGACGAAACCTATTGCATCGACAACGAAGCTCTTTATGACATTTGCTTTCGCACGCTCAAGTTGACCACGCCTACCTATGGTGATTTGAATCATTTGGTTTCACTTACCATGTCTGGTGTTACTACTTGCCTACGTTTCCCCGGCCAATTGAACGCTGACCTGCGCAAATTGGCTGTCAACATGGTGCCCTTCCCTCGTTTGCATTTCTTCATGCCTGGTTTTGCTCCACTCACTGCCCGTGGATCCCAGCAATATCGCGCCTTGACTGTTCCCGAGCTGACGCAGCAGATGTTCGACGCCAAAAATATGATGGCTGCCTGCGATCCTCGCCACGGACGCTACCTGACTGTTGCAGCCATCTTCCGAGGCCGCATGTCAATGAAGGAAGTCGACGAGCAGATGCTCAAcatccaaaacaaaaactcgtCCTACTTTGTTGAATGGATCCCCAACAATGTCAAGACGGCCGTCTGTGACATTCCACCTCGAGGCCTCAAAATGTCCGCCACTTTCATCGGAAATTCAACTGCCATTCAAGAGCTCTTCAAACGTATTTCGGAACAGTTCACAGCTATGTTCCGTCGTAAGGCTTTCCTCCATTGGTACACCGGGGAAGGAATGGACGAAATGGAGTTTACCGAAGCCGAATCCAACATGAACGATCTTGTTTCCGAATACCAGCAATACCAAGAAGCCACCGCTGACGATGAGGCTGATTTCGAAGAAGATGGTGATCACGCTGACCAAGACGCTGCCTAA
- the LOC116919463 gene encoding eukaryotic translation initiation factor 3 subunit L produces the protein MYAEEFDDYEYEADVYEPTGDPRLDAENERYTGYGSAPQYAQYSMPDVIKKFIIYFREMVNSGKLYEIQNVYENTFPKLTEEHFKTSPWPDADEVSPLVDDDLPFLILYKELYYRHIYARIQGGPTIEQRFESYYNYCQLFNHILSAKSPVVLELPHQWLWEIIDEFVYQFQSFALFRCSLHKKSAEELEFIRTNPTLWNIHSVLNVLYSLVDKSNINQQLEAYAKGEDPDTVAGEFGRRPLYKMLGYFSLVGLLRLHSLLGDFYQAVKVLENMELNKKTLYSRVPACQISTYYYVGFAYLMMRRYADAIRTFSHILLYVQRTKPLYQAKTYQNDQINKQTEKMYVLLSVSLVLHPQRIDESLQAILREKPHAERIMRMQKGELQEFENAFAFASPKFLSPVPPPVEAPPADHRREPFQQLAKVFMDEVQQQLTLPTIRSYLRLYTTMPVAKMAAFLEMPETEFRTHLLCFKHKMKNVVWTKGTSGLDGELQSGSEVDFYIDGGMIHIADTKVARRYGDYFIRQIHKFEEINRVLKTQKV, from the exons ATGTATGCCGAAGAATTTGATGAT TACGAGTACGAAGCGGATGTCTATGAACCGACTGGGGATCCACGGCTTGATGCCGAAAATGAACGATACACTGGTTATGGAAGTGCTCCACAGTACGCACAGTATAGTATGCCGGATGTAATCAAGAAATTCATCATTTATTTTCGGGAAATGGTCAATTCTGGAAAGCTAtatgaaattcaaaatgtttatGAGAACAC GTTTCCAAAGTTGACTGAGGAGCACTTCAAAACATCTCCCTGGCCAGACGCTGATGAGGTTTCTCCACTGGTTGATGATGATTTACCTTTCCTTATCTTGTATAAGGAACTCTATTATCGTCACATTTATGCACGAATTCAAGGAGGGCCAACAATTGAGCAACGTTTTGAATCTTATTACAATTACTGTCAACTTTTCAATCATATCTTGA GTGCTAAAAGTCCAGTAGTTTTGGAACTCCCTCACCAATGGCTGTGGGAAATAATTGATGAATTTGTCTACCAGTTCCAGTCTTTTGCTCTTTTCCGCTGTTCTCTTCACAAGAAATCAG cTGAAGAACTTGAATTTATTAGAACTAATCCAACACTATGGAACATTCATTCAGTATTGAATGTGTTGTATTCATTGGTTGACAAGTCCAACATCAACCAACAATTAGAG GCATATGCTAAAGGTGAAGACCCCGACACAGTAGCAGGAGAATTTGGTCGCCGTCCTCTTTACAAAATGTTGGGTTACTTCAGCCTCGTTGGATTGCTTAGACTTCATTCATTATTAGGAGACTTCTATCAGGCTGTTAAAGTTCTTGAAAATATGGAACTTAACAAAAAA ACTCTGTACTCTCGGGTGCCTGCATGCCAAATCTCGACCTATTACTATGTCGGGTTCGCGTATTTGATGATGAGGAGGTATGCTGATGCTATTCGAACATTTTCGCATATTCTCCTTTACGTTCAGCGCACCAAGCCTCTCTACCAGGCTAAAACGTATCAAAATGACCAG ATCAACAAACAAACGGAAAAAATGTATGTTTTGTTGTCAGTTTCTCTTGTTCTTCATCCCCAGCGAATCGACGAATCTCTGCAGGCAATCCTGCGAGAGAAGCCTCATGCTGAACGCATCATGAGAATGCAAAAGGGAGAACTTCAA GAATTCGAAAACGCTTTCGCGTTTGCCTCACCTAAATTTTTGTCCCCTGTCCCCCCACCAGTCGAGGCACCGCCCGCTGATCATAGACGTGAACCCTTTCAGCAGTTAGCAAAAGTTTTTATGGACGAAGTGCAGCAGCAACTTACTTTACCAACCATTCGCAG TTATTTGCGTTTGTACACTACTATGCCTGTCGCCAAAATGGCTGCTTTCTTGGAAATGCCAGAAACGGAATTCCGTACTCATCTGCTGTGCTTTAAACATAAGATGAAAAATGTCGTATGGACCAAGGGCACTTCTGGATTGGACGGTGAACTGCAATCGGGTTCTGag GTGGATTTCTACATTGATGGAGGAATGATCCACATTGCCGACACAAAAGTAGCTCGTCGCTACGGTGACTACTTTATTCGGCAGATCCATAAATTCGAAGAAATTAACCGCGTATTAAAAACACAGAAAGTTTAA
- the LOC116919464 gene encoding 3-phosphoinositide-dependent protein kinase 1 translates to MDSETNNQSIVPKKEPNDFIFGRVLGEGSFSTVYLAKDIQTSKEFAIKVCEKRHILREKKQQYVKREKEVLMLLSKHAKTSAPFFVRLFCTFQDHSSLYFVLTRATNGDLLTYLQKAEKFEEEVAQFYTAELVHAVEHMHLLGVIHRDLKPENILLDTHRHILITDFGSAKIIPQPPFLPETENSDGTARRSSFVGTAQYVSPEILTDKRSSPASDLWAIGCILYQMLDGNPPFQARSEYAIFQKILKLEFQYPSLFPSVAQDFISKLLVIDSKERLGAQDFGGYPSIKNHRFFESIDFDTLYLKTPPWPTKCRDVAELASEVSDPSEFLNTEPGLSGQQLSKLLGLQLNDEPSEQSRNSAPTPSKDALTSTSSANNVLSQPMKKGLINFPVNEQQLQARLLQQQETQSQWHNLVDKKLILKQGLIDKRKGLFSRRRMFLLTTGPNLYYVDPSSMVLKGQVPFGLTLKAEPKNFKNFHIHTPGRTYYLEDPEGFALEWCKALEEVRKHYYD, encoded by the exons ATGGATAGTGAAACAAATAATCAATCCATAGTTCCTAAAAAAGAGCctaatgatttcatttttggacgTGTGCTTGGAGAGGGGAGCTTCTCAACC GTTTATTTGGCGAAAGACATACAAACAAGCAAAGAATTTGCAA TTAAAGTATGTGAGAAACGTCACATTctaagggaaaaaaaacagcaaTATGTTAAAAGAGAGAAGGAGGTATTGATGCTTTTGAGTAAGCATGCTAAAACTTCAGCACCATTTTTTGTGAGGTTATTTTGTACATTTCAGGATCATAGTTCACTAT ATTTTGTCCTCACACGTGCAACAAATGGGGATTTACTTACTTATCTTCAAAAAGCAGAaaaatttgaagaagaagTAGCACAGTTCTATACTGCAGAATTGGTTCATGCTGTTGAACATATGCACTTACTAGGAGTCATCCACAGAGATCTAAAACCAGAAAACATATTGCTAGATACACATAGACATATTCTCATTACAGATTTTGGTTCGGCGAAAATTATACCCCAACCACCATTTTTACCAG AAACCGAGAATTCTGACGGCACTGCTCGGCGTAGCAGTTTTGTTGGAACGGCTCAATATGTATCACCCGAGATTCTAACTGACAAGCGATCGTCCCCAGCATCGGATTTATGGGCGATTGGCTGCATTTTGTATCAAATGTTAGATGGTAATCCACCGTTTCAGGCAAG GAGTGAATATGCTATCTTCCAGAAAATTCTTAAATTGGAGTTTCAGTATCCCTCTCTATTTCCGTCCGTCGCCCAAGATTTTATTTCGAAGTTGCTG GTGATAGATTCAAAAGAAAGGCTTGGTGCGCAAGATTTTGGTGGTTACCCTTCAATAAAAAACCATAGATTTTTTGAGTCCATAGATTTTGACACACTTTATCTGAAAACACCCCCTTGGCCAACTAAATGCAGAGATGTAGCAGAATTGGCTTCTGAAGTAAGCGATCCGTCCGAATTCCTTAACACAGAACCAGGTCTCAGTGGACAACAGTTGAGTAAACTGTTAGGCCTCCAGCTCAATGATGAGCCTTCAGAGCAAAGTCGAAATTCCGCACCAACACCTTCTAAAGACGCGTTAACCTCAACCAGTAGCGCTAATAATGTGCTGTCTCAGCCGATGAAGAAAGGTTTGATTAATTTTCCAGTAAACGAACAACAGCTTCAAGCCAGACTACTTCAGCAACAAGAAACGCAATCGCAGTGGCATAATTTGGTCGACAAAAAGCTCATTCTGAAACAAGGGCTGATTGACAAGCGAAAG GGTCTTTTTTCTCGTCGAAGAATGTTTTTATTGACAACTGGACCAAATCTGTACTATGTCGACCCATCTAGTATGGTATTAAAAGGTCAAGTTCCGTTTGGCTTGACGCTGAAGGCCgaaccaaaaaatttcaagaacTTCCATATTCACACG CCTGGGAGGACATACTACCTTGAAGATCCCGAAGGATTCGCGCTAGAATGGTGTAAAGCATTAGAAGAAGTTCGAAAACATTACTACGATTAA
- the LOC116919459 gene encoding mitochondrial Rho GTPase: MGPFGREDVRILLLGERGVGKTSLILSLVSEEFPDVVPPRAEEITIPADVTPEQVPTHIVDFSESEQTEQDLAREVQRADVVCLVYAVDDNHSLQQITERWLPLLQSLRPRTKDDGGSQTGEVVSAVPIILVGNKSDLLEQGNMDSVLPIMNHYAEIETCVECSARTLRNISEMFYYAQKAVLHPTAPLYIAEDRELTEKCKKALRRVFAICDRDGDGSLSDVELNAFQQRCFGTSLQNRALEDVRNVVRRHTNDGVGSNGLTLSGFLFLHRLFIQRGRHETTWTVLRKFGYDDNLNLCRDYLHPPLRVPPGCNTEFSASGWAFLVQLFEQHDKDKDGALNTEELASLFSPCSIMPWGQNLKYSVPTNGQGWPTLKGYMAQWSLMTYLDVRRTCELLAYLGYHTAGTDNQLSAITVTKAQRSGGSKKRNTRTVFMCHVIGPPGVGKTTFCQGLLGRTVDEIDTSNLWCELPRYVARQLSVYGQSKILLLHDVDALGADSLSPQQVSCDVACLVYDATDEHSFEHVARLYLKYFAETSIPILIVASKWESGPVRQQYLQQPETFCRKHRLPPPHGFSAKAGRLQSDVYIKLATMSSFPSWRPSMLSGNSSAVWIRAVVGLAAATALGLILARTIRRLNIG, from the exons atgggcCCGTTTGGGAGAGAGGATGTTCGAATTCTGTTATTAGGAGAAAGAGGAGTTGGAAAAACCTCGCTTATTCTGTCGTTAGTTAGTGAAGAGTTCCCTGATGTTGTTCCCCCACGTGCCGAGGAAATCACTATACCGGCCGATGTCACACCAGAACAAGTACCAACACATATAGTCGATTTTTCAG AAAGTGAACAAACTGAACAAGATCTTGCCCGGGAAGTCCAGCGTGCTGATGTAGTTTGCCTAGT TTATGCTGTTGATGATAACCATTCTTTGCAACAAATTACTGAAAGATGGCTTCCATTGCTACAATCACTGAGGCCCAGAACCAAAGATGATGGAGGAAGTCAAACTGGGGAAGTTGTATCTGCAGTTCCAATCATTCTGGTTGGAAACAAATCTGATCTGCTTGAACAGGGAAACATGGACTCAGTGTTACCCATCATGAACCACTATGCAGAAATTGAAACCTGTGTGGAG TGCTCTGCAAGGACCCTTCGTAACATTTCGGAGATGTTCTACTATGCCCAAAAAGCTGTGCTTCATCCGACAGCACCGCTCTATATCGCTGAAGATCGAGAG TTGACTGAGAAATGCAAGAAGGCTCTCCGACGAGTATTTGCTATTTGCGATCGTGATGGGGACGGATCTTTGAGTGACGTTGAACTGAACGCTTTTCAGCAGCGATGTTTTGGAACGTCTTTACAAAATCGTGCTCTCGAAGATGTACGGAATGTTGTTCGTCGCCACACCAACGACGGTGTAGGATCCAACGGCTTGACGCTCTCTG GATTCCTTTTCCTTCATCGTTTATTCATTCAACGTGGACGACATGAAACCACATGGACGGTGCTAAGGAAATTTGGATACGATGATAATTTGAACCTATGTCGGGATTACTTGCATCCACC GTTGCGAGTTCCTCCGGGATGCAATACGGAATTTTCTGCATCAGGCTGGGCATTTCTTGTACAGCTATTTGAGCAACACGACAAGGACAAGGATGGAGCTTTGAACACGGAAGAACTCGCGTCACTTTTTTCTCCTTGCTCAATAATGCCATGGGGGCAAAATTTAAAGTATTCGGTACCTACCAATGGCCAA GGTTGGCCAACTTTAAAAGGTTACATGGCACAGTGGAGTTTAATGACATACTTGGATGTCCGGAGGACGTGCGAGTTGCTAGCGTACCTGGGATATCACACTGCTGGCACGGACAATCAACTTTCTGCTATAACTGTCACAAAAGCTCAGCGTTCTGGCGGTAGCAAAAAGCGCAATACACGCACAGTTTTTATGTGCCATGTCATTGGTCCACCTGGCGTGGGCAAAACAACTTTTTGTCAAGGATTGCTGGGCCGAACCGTAGAC GAAATCGACACTTCTAATTTGTGGTGTGAGTTGCCTCGATATGTCGCCCGACAATTAAGCGTCTACGGCCAGAGCAAAATCCTTCTTCTTCATGACGTCGATGCTTTAGGAGCTGACTCACTCTCCCCGCAGCAAGTAAGTTGCGATGTTGCGTGTCTTGTGTACGATGCCACAGACGAACACAGCTTCGAACACGTCGCCAGATTATATCTAAAG TATTTTGCCGAAACGTCGATACCCATTCTTATCGTTGCTTCGAAATGGGAATCAGGCCCTGTGCGTCAACAATATCTGCAACAGCCCGAGACATTCTGCCGCAAGCATCGATTACCTCCTCCTCACGGTTTTAGTGCTAAAGCAGGGCGTCTCCAAAGCGATGTTTACATCAAACTAGCAACCATGTCGTCCTTTCC ATCGTGGAGGCCTTCAATGTTGAGTGGAAATTCCAGCGCTGTTTGGATCCGAGCTGTCGTGGGATTAGCTGCTGCTACCGCCCTGGGTCTTATTCTGGCGCGAACCATACGCCGTCTCAACATCGGTTGA
- the LOC116919469 gene encoding uncharacterized protein LOC116919469 → MTAMLRKMATGYSQLFGLVWLVLLLLISYGHATGFVCPNGEEYERHLNELLNDNDFIFSGTVGNVTDDGRLILIRIKSLFKGVWKNPDITLLANQPFESSSLSFIPLSDTKKDASRWSLPQRSHVGCFAYGPTELRQRDSRVFFARVYGFSVHLQTHIQLTKFILMKLRILTLTVDHLATGSGGPVGVSDEI, encoded by the exons atgacggCAATGCTGAGGAAGATGGCTACAGGTTATTCACAGCTATTCGGGTTAGTGTGGTTAGTTCTTTTGTTGCTAATTAGCTACGGTCACGCAACAGGTTTCGTCTGTCCTAATGGTGAAGAG TACGAACGGCATTTGAACGAGTTGTTGAATGACAACGACTTCATTTTCAGCGGAACGGTTGGAAATGTAACCGACGATGGGCGATTAATCCTTATCCGAATCAAATCGCTATTCAAAGGCGTATGGAAGAATCCCGATATCACTTTATTGGCCAATCAGCCGTTTGAATCGTCATCGTTGTCTTTCATCCCGCTGTCGGATACGAAAAAGGATGCCTCCCGCTGGTCGCTGCCTCAACGTTCTCATGTCGGCTGCTTTGCATACGGACCTACCGAATTGAGGCAACGGGATTCGCGGGTCTTTTTCGCCCGAGTCTACGGCTTTTCCGTCCATCTTCAAACTCATATCCAGCTGACCAAATTTATCTTGATGAAACTTCGGATTTTAACGCTGA CTGTCGACCATTTGGCAACTGGCAGCGGTGGGCCGGTGGGTGTCTCTGACGAAATATGA